One Oryza brachyantha chromosome 3, ObraRS2, whole genome shotgun sequence DNA segment encodes these proteins:
- the LOC102707856 gene encoding uncharacterized protein C6G9.01c translates to MATKSHKKKRPSGPSSSINAKAQSSDKKPKIPKPTEAAAAVEEEEEPKKKATNEIDEIFQATKSSGKKRKAQEGSVGGKKPKERPEGAKKGKKGRKERGADDDGDDDEGEEKLPRRRTADGLAIYSAVELGFGKADAGGTPLCPFDCDCCF, encoded by the coding sequence ATGGCCACCAAATCCCACAAGAAGAAGAGGCCTTCCGGCCCTAGCTCTTCTATCAACGCCAAGGCCCAGTCCTCTGACAAAAAACCTAAGATTCCGAAACccacggaggcggcggcggcggtggaggaggaggaggagccgaaGAAGAAGGCGACCAACGAGATCGACGAGATCTTCCAGGCCACCAAGTCATCCGGCAAGAAGCGGAAGGCGCAGGAGGGATCCGTGGGGGGCAAGAAGCCCAAGGAGAGGCCGGAGGGGGCCAAGAAGGGTAAGAAGGGGCGCAAGGAGAGGGgcgcggacgacgacggcgacgacgacgaaggggAGGAGaagctgccgcggcggcgcaccgCGGACGGTCTCGCGATATACTCCGCCGTCGAGCTCGGGTTCGGCAAGGCCGACGCTGGCGGCACCCCGCTCTGCCCCTTCGACTGCGATTGCTGCTTCTga
- the LOC102702176 gene encoding phosphatidylinositol 4-phosphate 5-kinase 1 isoform X1 → MAHAETSKGSIQRGNTLPNGDIYVGSFDGLVPHGPGKYMWTDGALYDGEWDKSKMTGRGLIQWPSGASYEGDFRGGFIDGTGTFKGVDGSVYKGSWRMNKKHGIGTMVYSNSDIYEGLWNEGLPDGLGTYTWADGNIYTGRWKSGKMSGRGVMQWINGDTLDCNWLNGLAHGKGYCKYASGACYIGTWDRGLKDGHGVFYEPGSKLPCNLEVSDCLTSHDGTSASSSSNEKITIGLLFLLQKLCKNWRLRSFLHRPRRISNGTTPIFYDNSGNHLRQDVSSKSADDQCLQDDEVDKDLVYGREYVQGVLVNEQPRNKDSRMSDIAQENMWEKQARGPMETIYKGHRSYYLMLNLQLGIRYTVGKITPVPLREVRSNDFGPRARIKMYFPCEGSQYTPPHYSVDFFWKDYCPMVFRNLREMFHIDAADYMMSICGGDSLKELSSPGKSGSIFYLSQDERFVIKTLRKTELKILLKMLPKYYNHVKAYDNTLITKFFGVHRITLKGGRKVRFVVMGNMFCTELRIHRKYDLKGSTQGRSTKKQNINENTTLKDLDLSYVFHVDKPWRDALFRQIALDCMFLESQSIIDYSMLLGIHFRAPNHLRSITSYHALESSGISPQTDYSVALHHEEKISSKGFLLVAANEPGPTVRGSHIRGSMVRAAEGGYEEVDLVLPGTGRFRVQLGVNMPARARKVHEDVNVEVVENVDTIEEYDVVLYLGIIDILQEYNVSKRVEHAVKSLKFDPLSISAVDPNLYSRRFVSFLEKVFPERD, encoded by the exons ATGGCCCATGCAGAGACAAGCAAGGGGAGCATCCAAAG GGGGAATACCCTTCCGAATGGGGACATCTATGTGGGCAGCTTTGATGGTTTAGTCCCTCATGGACCGGGAAAGTATATGTGGACAGATGGGGCTCTTTATGATGGTGAGTGGGACAAGAGTAAAATGACCGGGAGAGGACTAATTCAGTGGCCTTCTGGTGCATCCTACGAAGGTGACTTCCGTGGAGGATTCATCGATGGAACCGGCACTTTCAAGGGGGTTGATGGTTCGGTTTACAAAGGTTCTTGGAGGATGAACAAAAAGCACGGTATTGGGACAATGGTTTATTCTAACTCTGACATTTATGAAGGTTTGTGGAATGAGGGTTTACCAGATGGATTAGGCACATACACATGGGCTGATGGCAACATATACACTGGGAGATGGAAATCAGGCAAAATGAGTGGAAGGGGAGTAATGCAATGGATAAATGGTGATACACTTGACTGTAATTGGCTCAATGGCCTGGCTCATGGCAAAGGTTATTGCAAATATGCATCTGGAGCTTGCTACATTGGTACATGGGATAGGGGACTTAAGGATGGACATGGTGTATTTTATGAACCTGGAAGCAAACTTCCTTGTAACCTTGAAGTCTCTGACTGTCTAACAAGTCATGATGGCACAAGTGCTTCAAGTTCTAGTAATGAAAAGATCACTATTGGACTGTTATTTCTATTGCAAAAACTATGCAAGAATTGGAGATTGCGTAGTTTTCTTCATCGGCCCAGGCGTATTTCAAATGGCACCACacctattttttatgataattcTGGAAACCACCTGCGCCAAGATGTATCAAGTAAATCAGCCGATGATCAGTGTCTACAAGATGATGAAGTTGATAAAGATTTGGTTTATGGACGGGAATATGTGCAAGGAGTGCTTGTCAATGAACAGCCAAGAAACAAAGATTCAAGAATGTCAGATATAGCACAAGAAAATATGTGGGAGAAACAAGCTAGAGGGCCAATGGAGACTATTTACAAGGGCCACAGGAGCTATTATCTAATGCTTAACTTGCAACTGGGCATCAG GTATACTGTAGGTAAAATTACCCCTGTGCCTTTGCGTGAAGTCCGGTCAAATGATTTTGGACCTCGAGCACGGATAAAAATGTACTTCCCTTGTGAGGGATCCCAGTATACCCCTCCGCACTACTCCGTCGATTTCTTTTGGAAAGACTATTGTCCAATGGTCTTCCG GAATCTTCGAGAAATGTTTCATATCGATGCTGCAGATTACATGATGTCTATTTGTGGCGGTGATAGTCTAAAGGAGCTTTCTTCACCTGGGAAAAGTGGCAGTATTTTCTATCTCTCTCAAGATGAACGTTTTGTCATAAAAACACTTAGAAAAACTGAGCTGAAG ATACTGTTGAAGATGCTTCCAAAATATTACAATCATGTCAAAGCTTATGATAATACACTCATCACAAAATTTTTCGGCGTGCACAGGATTACTCTGAAAGGTGGAAGAAAG GTCCGTTTTGTCGTCATGGGAAATATGTTTTGTACTGAACTGCGAATTCATCGTAAGTATGACTTAAAAGGCTCTACACAAGGTCGATcaacaaagaaacaaaatataaatgagaATACAACACTAAAGGATCTTGACCTATCATATGTTTTTCACGTGGATAAACCATGGAGGGACGCACTCTTCAG GCAGATAGCTCTTGATTGTATGTTCCTGGAATCCCAATCTATAATCGATTATAGCATGCTATTGGGAATCCACTTCCGAGCTCCCAATCACCTAAGGAGTATCACATCATATCATGCCCTTGAAAGCAGTGGAATTTCACCTCAGACAGATT ATAGTGTTGCGCTGCATCACGAGGAGAAAATTTCTTCAAAGGGATTTCTACTAGTTGCAGCTAATGAGCCAGGTCCAACAGTACGTGGTTCACACATAAGAGGAAGCATGGTTAGGGCAGCAGAAGGTGGTTATGAAGAAGTCGATCTTGTTTTACCAGGCACTGGAAG GTTCCGTGTTCAGCTAGGAGTGAACATGCCAGCTCGAGCTCGGAAAGTGCACGAGGACGTGAACGTAGAAGTAGTAGAAAACGTGGACACCATTGAAGAATATGATGTTGTCCTATACCTTGGTATCATTGACATACTACAAGAGTATAATGTGTCCAAACGAGTTGAGCATGCTGTCAAATCACTAAAGTTCGACCCTCTTTCGATATCGGCTGTTGATCCAAATTTGTATTCGAGACGATTTGTAAGTTTCTTGGAGAAAGTTTTCCCAGAGCGAGACTAA
- the LOC102702176 gene encoding phosphatidylinositol 4-phosphate 5-kinase 1 isoform X2 — translation MAHAETSKGSIQRGNTLPNGDIYVGSFDGLVPHGPGKYMWTDGALYDGEWDKSKMTGRGLIQWPSGASYEGDFRGGFIDGTGTFKGVDGSVYKGSWRMNKKHGIGTMVYSNSDIYEGLWNEGLPDGLGTYTWADGNIYTGRWKSGKMSGRGVMQWINGDTLDCNWLNGLAHGKGYCKYASGACYIGTWDRGLKDGHGVFYEPGSKLPCNLEVSDCLTSHDGTSASSSSNEKITIGLLFLLQKLCKNWRLRSFLHRPRRISNGTTPIFYDNSGNHLRQDVSSKSADDQCLQDDEVDKDLVYGREYVQGVLVNEQPRNKDSRMSDIAQENMWEKQARGPMETIYKGHRSYYLMLNLQLGIRYTVGKITPVPLREVRSNDFGPRARIKMNLREMFHIDAADYMMSICGGDSLKELSSPGKSGSIFYLSQDERFVIKTLRKTELKILLKMLPKYYNHVKAYDNTLITKFFGVHRITLKGGRKVRFVVMGNMFCTELRIHRKYDLKGSTQGRSTKKQNINENTTLKDLDLSYVFHVDKPWRDALFRQIALDCMFLESQSIIDYSMLLGIHFRAPNHLRSITSYHALESSGISPQTDYSVALHHEEKISSKGFLLVAANEPGPTVRGSHIRGSMVRAAEGGYEEVDLVLPGTGRFRVQLGVNMPARARKVHEDVNVEVVENVDTIEEYDVVLYLGIIDILQEYNVSKRVEHAVKSLKFDPLSISAVDPNLYSRRFVSFLEKVFPERD, via the exons ATGGCCCATGCAGAGACAAGCAAGGGGAGCATCCAAAG GGGGAATACCCTTCCGAATGGGGACATCTATGTGGGCAGCTTTGATGGTTTAGTCCCTCATGGACCGGGAAAGTATATGTGGACAGATGGGGCTCTTTATGATGGTGAGTGGGACAAGAGTAAAATGACCGGGAGAGGACTAATTCAGTGGCCTTCTGGTGCATCCTACGAAGGTGACTTCCGTGGAGGATTCATCGATGGAACCGGCACTTTCAAGGGGGTTGATGGTTCGGTTTACAAAGGTTCTTGGAGGATGAACAAAAAGCACGGTATTGGGACAATGGTTTATTCTAACTCTGACATTTATGAAGGTTTGTGGAATGAGGGTTTACCAGATGGATTAGGCACATACACATGGGCTGATGGCAACATATACACTGGGAGATGGAAATCAGGCAAAATGAGTGGAAGGGGAGTAATGCAATGGATAAATGGTGATACACTTGACTGTAATTGGCTCAATGGCCTGGCTCATGGCAAAGGTTATTGCAAATATGCATCTGGAGCTTGCTACATTGGTACATGGGATAGGGGACTTAAGGATGGACATGGTGTATTTTATGAACCTGGAAGCAAACTTCCTTGTAACCTTGAAGTCTCTGACTGTCTAACAAGTCATGATGGCACAAGTGCTTCAAGTTCTAGTAATGAAAAGATCACTATTGGACTGTTATTTCTATTGCAAAAACTATGCAAGAATTGGAGATTGCGTAGTTTTCTTCATCGGCCCAGGCGTATTTCAAATGGCACCACacctattttttatgataattcTGGAAACCACCTGCGCCAAGATGTATCAAGTAAATCAGCCGATGATCAGTGTCTACAAGATGATGAAGTTGATAAAGATTTGGTTTATGGACGGGAATATGTGCAAGGAGTGCTTGTCAATGAACAGCCAAGAAACAAAGATTCAAGAATGTCAGATATAGCACAAGAAAATATGTGGGAGAAACAAGCTAGAGGGCCAATGGAGACTATTTACAAGGGCCACAGGAGCTATTATCTAATGCTTAACTTGCAACTGGGCATCAG GTATACTGTAGGTAAAATTACCCCTGTGCCTTTGCGTGAAGTCCGGTCAAATGATTTTGGACCTCGAGCACGGATAAAAAT GAATCTTCGAGAAATGTTTCATATCGATGCTGCAGATTACATGATGTCTATTTGTGGCGGTGATAGTCTAAAGGAGCTTTCTTCACCTGGGAAAAGTGGCAGTATTTTCTATCTCTCTCAAGATGAACGTTTTGTCATAAAAACACTTAGAAAAACTGAGCTGAAG ATACTGTTGAAGATGCTTCCAAAATATTACAATCATGTCAAAGCTTATGATAATACACTCATCACAAAATTTTTCGGCGTGCACAGGATTACTCTGAAAGGTGGAAGAAAG GTCCGTTTTGTCGTCATGGGAAATATGTTTTGTACTGAACTGCGAATTCATCGTAAGTATGACTTAAAAGGCTCTACACAAGGTCGATcaacaaagaaacaaaatataaatgagaATACAACACTAAAGGATCTTGACCTATCATATGTTTTTCACGTGGATAAACCATGGAGGGACGCACTCTTCAG GCAGATAGCTCTTGATTGTATGTTCCTGGAATCCCAATCTATAATCGATTATAGCATGCTATTGGGAATCCACTTCCGAGCTCCCAATCACCTAAGGAGTATCACATCATATCATGCCCTTGAAAGCAGTGGAATTTCACCTCAGACAGATT ATAGTGTTGCGCTGCATCACGAGGAGAAAATTTCTTCAAAGGGATTTCTACTAGTTGCAGCTAATGAGCCAGGTCCAACAGTACGTGGTTCACACATAAGAGGAAGCATGGTTAGGGCAGCAGAAGGTGGTTATGAAGAAGTCGATCTTGTTTTACCAGGCACTGGAAG GTTCCGTGTTCAGCTAGGAGTGAACATGCCAGCTCGAGCTCGGAAAGTGCACGAGGACGTGAACGTAGAAGTAGTAGAAAACGTGGACACCATTGAAGAATATGATGTTGTCCTATACCTTGGTATCATTGACATACTACAAGAGTATAATGTGTCCAAACGAGTTGAGCATGCTGTCAAATCACTAAAGTTCGACCCTCTTTCGATATCGGCTGTTGATCCAAATTTGTATTCGAGACGATTTGTAAGTTTCTTGGAGAAAGTTTTCCCAGAGCGAGACTAA
- the LOC102702176 gene encoding phosphatidylinositol 4-phosphate 5-kinase 1 isoform X3 → MAHAETSKGSIQRGNTLPNGDIYVGSFDGLVPHGPGKYMWTDGALYDGEWDKSKMTGRGLIQWPSGASYEGDFRGGFIDGTGTFKGVDGSVYKGSWRMNKKHGIGTMVYSNSDIYEGLWNEGLPDGLGTYTWADGNIYTGRWKSGKMSGRGVMQWINGDTLDCNWLNGLAHGKGYCKYASGACYIGTWDRGLKDGHGVFYEPGSKLPCNLEVSDCLTSHDGTSASSSSNEKITIGLLFLLQKLCKNWRLRSFLHRPRRISNGTTPIFYDNSGNHLRQDVSSKSADDQCLQDDEVDKDLVYGREYVQGVLVNEQPRNKDSRMSDIAQENMWEKQARGPMETIYKGHRSYYLMLNLQLGIRNLREMFHIDAADYMMSICGGDSLKELSSPGKSGSIFYLSQDERFVIKTLRKTELKILLKMLPKYYNHVKAYDNTLITKFFGVHRITLKGGRKVRFVVMGNMFCTELRIHRKYDLKGSTQGRSTKKQNINENTTLKDLDLSYVFHVDKPWRDALFRQIALDCMFLESQSIIDYSMLLGIHFRAPNHLRSITSYHALESSGISPQTDYSVALHHEEKISSKGFLLVAANEPGPTVRGSHIRGSMVRAAEGGYEEVDLVLPGTGRFRVQLGVNMPARARKVHEDVNVEVVENVDTIEEYDVVLYLGIIDILQEYNVSKRVEHAVKSLKFDPLSISAVDPNLYSRRFVSFLEKVFPERD, encoded by the exons ATGGCCCATGCAGAGACAAGCAAGGGGAGCATCCAAAG GGGGAATACCCTTCCGAATGGGGACATCTATGTGGGCAGCTTTGATGGTTTAGTCCCTCATGGACCGGGAAAGTATATGTGGACAGATGGGGCTCTTTATGATGGTGAGTGGGACAAGAGTAAAATGACCGGGAGAGGACTAATTCAGTGGCCTTCTGGTGCATCCTACGAAGGTGACTTCCGTGGAGGATTCATCGATGGAACCGGCACTTTCAAGGGGGTTGATGGTTCGGTTTACAAAGGTTCTTGGAGGATGAACAAAAAGCACGGTATTGGGACAATGGTTTATTCTAACTCTGACATTTATGAAGGTTTGTGGAATGAGGGTTTACCAGATGGATTAGGCACATACACATGGGCTGATGGCAACATATACACTGGGAGATGGAAATCAGGCAAAATGAGTGGAAGGGGAGTAATGCAATGGATAAATGGTGATACACTTGACTGTAATTGGCTCAATGGCCTGGCTCATGGCAAAGGTTATTGCAAATATGCATCTGGAGCTTGCTACATTGGTACATGGGATAGGGGACTTAAGGATGGACATGGTGTATTTTATGAACCTGGAAGCAAACTTCCTTGTAACCTTGAAGTCTCTGACTGTCTAACAAGTCATGATGGCACAAGTGCTTCAAGTTCTAGTAATGAAAAGATCACTATTGGACTGTTATTTCTATTGCAAAAACTATGCAAGAATTGGAGATTGCGTAGTTTTCTTCATCGGCCCAGGCGTATTTCAAATGGCACCACacctattttttatgataattcTGGAAACCACCTGCGCCAAGATGTATCAAGTAAATCAGCCGATGATCAGTGTCTACAAGATGATGAAGTTGATAAAGATTTGGTTTATGGACGGGAATATGTGCAAGGAGTGCTTGTCAATGAACAGCCAAGAAACAAAGATTCAAGAATGTCAGATATAGCACAAGAAAATATGTGGGAGAAACAAGCTAGAGGGCCAATGGAGACTATTTACAAGGGCCACAGGAGCTATTATCTAATGCTTAACTTGCAACTGGGCATCAG GAATCTTCGAGAAATGTTTCATATCGATGCTGCAGATTACATGATGTCTATTTGTGGCGGTGATAGTCTAAAGGAGCTTTCTTCACCTGGGAAAAGTGGCAGTATTTTCTATCTCTCTCAAGATGAACGTTTTGTCATAAAAACACTTAGAAAAACTGAGCTGAAG ATACTGTTGAAGATGCTTCCAAAATATTACAATCATGTCAAAGCTTATGATAATACACTCATCACAAAATTTTTCGGCGTGCACAGGATTACTCTGAAAGGTGGAAGAAAG GTCCGTTTTGTCGTCATGGGAAATATGTTTTGTACTGAACTGCGAATTCATCGTAAGTATGACTTAAAAGGCTCTACACAAGGTCGATcaacaaagaaacaaaatataaatgagaATACAACACTAAAGGATCTTGACCTATCATATGTTTTTCACGTGGATAAACCATGGAGGGACGCACTCTTCAG GCAGATAGCTCTTGATTGTATGTTCCTGGAATCCCAATCTATAATCGATTATAGCATGCTATTGGGAATCCACTTCCGAGCTCCCAATCACCTAAGGAGTATCACATCATATCATGCCCTTGAAAGCAGTGGAATTTCACCTCAGACAGATT ATAGTGTTGCGCTGCATCACGAGGAGAAAATTTCTTCAAAGGGATTTCTACTAGTTGCAGCTAATGAGCCAGGTCCAACAGTACGTGGTTCACACATAAGAGGAAGCATGGTTAGGGCAGCAGAAGGTGGTTATGAAGAAGTCGATCTTGTTTTACCAGGCACTGGAAG GTTCCGTGTTCAGCTAGGAGTGAACATGCCAGCTCGAGCTCGGAAAGTGCACGAGGACGTGAACGTAGAAGTAGTAGAAAACGTGGACACCATTGAAGAATATGATGTTGTCCTATACCTTGGTATCATTGACATACTACAAGAGTATAATGTGTCCAAACGAGTTGAGCATGCTGTCAAATCACTAAAGTTCGACCCTCTTTCGATATCGGCTGTTGATCCAAATTTGTATTCGAGACGATTTGTAAGTTTCTTGGAGAAAGTTTTCCCAGAGCGAGACTAA
- the LOC102701708 gene encoding probable ethylene response sensor 1, with amino-acid sequence MDGCDCIEPLWPTDELLIKYQYISDFFIALAYFSIPLELIYFVKKSSFFPYRWVLIQFGAFIVLCGATHLINLWTFTTHTKTVAMVMTIAKVSTAVVSCATALMLVHIIPDLLSVKTRELFLKNKAEQLDREMGLIRTQEETGRHVRMLTHEIRSTLDRHTILKTTLVELGRTLGLEECALWMPSRSGSSLQLSHTLSHQVTVGSTVSINLPVVNDVFSRNRAIIIPHTCPLARIRPLTGRYVPPEVAAVRVPLLHLSNFQINDWPELSAKSYAIMVLMLPSDSARKWHVHQLELVEVVADQVAVALSHAAILEESMRARDLLMEQNVALDLARREAEMAIRARNDFLAVMNHEMRTPMNAIIALSSLLLETELTPEQRLMVETVLKSSNLLATLINDVLDLSKLEDGSLELEIKAFNLHAVFKEVMSFIKPIAAIKRLSVSVMLAPDLPLCAIGDEKRLMQTILNISGNAVKFTKEGHISLVASVVKADSLREFRTPDFHPAASDDNFYLKVQVKDTGCGISPQELPHVFTKFAQSQHGGNRGYSGSGLGLAICKRFVTLMGGHIWLDSEGTGRGCTVTFVIQLGICDNTNAYQQKLIPLVWPSSGDADFVGSVPNAPNEEKGQASLKYRYQRSI; translated from the exons ATGGATGGATGCGACTGCATTGAACCACTATGGCCAACAGATGAGCTCCTCATCAAGTATCAGTACATCTCGGACTTCTTCATAGCCCTCGCATATTTCTCGATCCCATTGGAACTAATTTATTTCGTGAAGAAGTCATCTTTCTTCCCATACAGATGGGTTTTGATCCAGTTTGGTGCATTTATAGTCCTATGTGGAGCAACTCATCTCATAAACCTGTGGACTttcaccacacacacaaagaCTGTTGCTATGGTCATGACAATAGCAAAGGTTTCAACAGCTGTTGTGTCCTGTGCAACAGCTTTGATGCTTGTACATATTATCCCTGATTTGCTGAGCGTGAAAACAAGGGAATTGTTTCTGAAGAACAAAGCTGAACAGCTTGATAGAGAGATGGGCTTGATCAGGACACAGGAAGAGACTGGGAGGCATGTTAGGATGCTTACCCATGAAATCAGAAGCACGCTTGATAGACATACAATTTTGAAGACTACACTTGTTGAGCTAGGAAGGACCTTAGGGCTGGAAGAATGTGCCCTATGGATGCCATCAAGAAGCGGTTCAAGTCTTCAGCTTTCTCATACTCTCAGCCACCAGGTTACTGTTGGGTCAACTGTATCAATTAATCTTCCTGTTGTCAATGATGTGTTCAGTAGGAACAGAGCGATTATAATACCCCATACATGTCCTTTGGCACGAATCAGACCTCTCACAGGGAGATATGTTCCACCAGAAGTGGCTGCAGTGCGAGTACCTCTTCTACATCTTTCAAACTTTCAAATAAATGATTGGCCAGAGCTTTCAGCAAAGAGCTATGCAATTATGGTTCTGATGCTTCCATCTGATAGCGCAAGAAAATGGCATGTGCATCAGTTGGAGCTTGTTGAGGTCGTTGCTGATCAG GTTGCAGTTGCACTTTCCCATGCAGCTATTCTTGAAGAGTCCATGCGCGCACGTGATCTGCTAATGGAGCAAAATGTTGCCCTGGATTTAGCTCGCCGTGAGGCTGAAATGGCTATCCGTGCTCGTAATGATTTCCTGGCTGTTATGAATCATGAAATGAGGACACCAATGAATGCCATAATAGCCCTTTCCTCCTTACTTTTGGAAACTGAACTTACTCCTGAGCAGCGCCTAATGGTGGAAACGGTTTTGAAAAGCAGCAATCTTTTAGCAACACTCATTAATGATGTGTTAGATCTTTCCAAACTAGAGGATGGTAGTCTTGAATTGGAGATTAAAGCATTCAACCTTCACGCTGTTTTCAAGGAG GTTATGAGTTTCATCAAGCCAATCGCAGCCATCAAGAGACTGTCTGTGTCAGTTATGTTGGCACCAGATTTACCATTATGCGCCATTGGTGACGAAAAGAGGCTAATGCAAACTATTTTGAATATCTCTGGGAATGCTGTTAAGTTTACCAAGGAGGGCCACATCTCACTTGTAGCCTCTGTTGTGAAGGCTGACTCTTTACGAGAGTTCAGAACCCCAGATTTTCATCCAGCTGCGAGTGATgacaatttttatttgaaagttCAG GTTAAAGATACGGGTTGTGGCATTAGCCCTCAGGAACTACCTCATGTATTTACTAAGTTTGCTCAATCTCAGCATGGAGGAAACCGTGGATACAGTGGTAGTGGTCTTGGCCTTGCCATTTGCAAAAG GTTTGTTACTTTGATGGGAGGGCACATCTGGCTGGATAGCGAAGGAACAGGAAGAGGCTGCACAGTAACGTTTGTCATCCAGCTTGGCATATGCGATAATACAAATGCATATCAGCAGAAGCTGATTCCTCTAGTCTGGCCAAGCAGTGGAGATGCTGATTTTGTTGGTTCGGTGCCAAATGCTCCTAATGAAGAGAAAGGACAGGCTTCTCTGAAATATCGGTATCAGAGAAGTATATGA
- the LOC102701429 gene encoding uncharacterized protein LOC102701429: MAHKIPLEVAHTLVEIAEVARYAIEHRRGHGPAHDGVLPPPVDGEEAERLRAENAILRARLADDLSLLRELQGEPCVSQECPADLHNRLVAAVNNASFLAQLEIVRDESMHQQTELSPGNMTELDVGDIPYAEGGGKNGSWVLVACDNPGTNMEEISGIDNENYVLVHDDDVIESMATFIARCILEDPKSKSISPVELQKAVAMTLSNLNDKWKWTSIWEAGKVIYILATWGITIVGLYRSRHVLKIAAKGAIVSAKFVMKAL, from the exons atggcgcacAAGATCCCCCTGGAGGTGGCGCACACGCTCGTGGAGATCGCGGAGGTGGCGCGCTACGCCATCGAGCACCGCCGTGGCCACGGCCCGGCGCACGACGGCGTCCTGCCCCCGCCTGTGGAtggggaggaggccgagcgGCTGCGTGCGGAGAACGCTATCCTCCGCGCTCGCCTCGCCGACgacctctccctcctccgcgaGCTCCAAGGCGAGCCCTGTGTCTCCCAGGAGTGCCCTGCCGAT CTGCATAATCGTCTTGTAGCAGCAGTTAACAATGCTAGCTTCCTGGCTCAGCTTGAGATAGTTCGAGATGAGTCAATGCATCAACAAACAGAGCTATCTCCTGGTAACATGACAG AATTGGATGTTGGAGATATTCCATACGCTGAAGGTGGTGGGAAGAATGGGTCTTGGGTCTTGGTTGCTTGTGATAATCCTGGGACAAATATGGAGGAAATCAGTGGAATTGATAATGAAAATTATGTACTTGTTCATGATGATGACGTTATTGAGAGTATGGCCACCTTTATTGCTAGGTGCATCCTTGAAGATCCAAAGTCTAAG TCAATATCACCAGTGGAGCTGCAAAAAG CTGTTGCAATGACATTGAGCAACCTGAATGATAAGTGGAAATGGACAAGTATCTGGGAGGCTGGAAAAGTGATTTACATATTGGCAACCTGGGGAATCACAATAGTAGG GTTGTACAGGAGTCGCCACGTGCTGAAAATTGCAGCCAAGGGAGCTATTGTGTCCGCCAAATTCGTCATGAAGGCACTGTGA